A portion of the Polaribacter cellanae genome contains these proteins:
- a CDS encoding peptidylprolyl isomerase: MKNSVLLIIFLLLTITVLGQNKSKTLLTIDGEKITVEDFKRVYEKNLDVIDNEESKDVTKNLELFINYKLKVKEAYQLQLDTLPSYKREIETYRNQLSAPYMQDTTFIKDLVKEVYARTKKEVKAKHILVRIPKDATPKDTLIAYQKIMKIRNRIINGEDFEAVAFAESEDNSAQGDPKSGRKGNKGNLGYFSAFDMVSEFEDVAYNTKIGEVSKPFRTQFGYHILKVDAQRPSLGEVQVAHILVADTTAVGKKKIDEVYAKLQKNGNFEALVKQYSEDRNSKENGGKLRKFRKRRMLKSIEDAAFSLKNIGDYAAPVKTRFGWHIIKLVKKFPVKPFNELKKELTNKIKKSSKMQLSEITVINKLKAKYSITESEKAKKILDRKNIRAIPKDSLQNVILKINDKEITQESFINYIRNRRHKPVYLLFDMFKNKEILAYYKENLVYTEPEYAYTLKEYEDGLLLFELMQQKIWNASSKDTLGLKKYFETNKNKYPSKKLKNNRGEVMNDYQNFLEKNWIADLRKKSKINVNKRQLKKLIKFYEKK; encoded by the coding sequence ATGAAAAACAGCGTTTTATTAATTATTTTTTTATTATTAACGATTACAGTTTTAGGACAAAATAAGTCGAAAACTTTACTAACGATAGATGGCGAAAAAATAACTGTCGAAGATTTTAAACGTGTTTACGAGAAAAATTTAGATGTTATCGATAACGAAGAGTCTAAAGATGTTACTAAAAATTTAGAGCTTTTTATCAATTATAAATTAAAAGTAAAAGAAGCATATCAATTACAATTAGATACTTTACCATCTTATAAAAGAGAAATAGAAACGTATAGAAACCAGCTTTCTGCACCTTATATGCAAGATACTACTTTTATAAAAGATTTGGTAAAGGAAGTGTATGCAAGAACTAAAAAGGAAGTTAAGGCGAAACATATTTTGGTAAGAATTCCTAAAGATGCCACACCAAAAGATACTTTAATAGCCTATCAAAAAATAATGAAAATTAGAAATAGAATTATTAACGGCGAAGATTTCGAAGCGGTTGCTTTTGCAGAATCTGAAGACAATTCTGCCCAAGGCGATCCTAAATCTGGTAGAAAAGGAAATAAAGGAAACTTGGGTTATTTTTCTGCTTTCGATATGGTTTCAGAATTTGAAGATGTTGCCTACAATACTAAAATTGGCGAAGTTTCAAAACCATTTAGAACCCAATTTGGGTATCATATTTTAAAAGTAGATGCCCAAAGACCCTCTTTAGGAGAAGTACAAGTTGCACATATTTTAGTTGCAGACACAACTGCAGTTGGTAAAAAGAAAATAGACGAAGTGTATGCAAAACTTCAAAAAAATGGAAATTTCGAAGCGTTGGTAAAACAATATTCAGAGGATAGGAATTCGAAAGAAAATGGAGGTAAATTAAGAAAGTTCCGAAAAAGAAGAATGTTAAAGTCTATAGAAGATGCCGCTTTTTCACTTAAAAATATTGGAGATTATGCAGCACCAGTAAAAACACGTTTTGGATGGCATATTATAAAATTGGTTAAAAAGTTTCCAGTAAAACCATTTAACGAATTAAAAAAAGAACTTACCAATAAAATTAAAAAAAGCTCTAAAATGCAATTATCGGAAATAACTGTAATTAATAAATTGAAAGCAAAATATTCGATTACAGAAAGCGAGAAAGCAAAGAAAATATTGGATAGAAAAAACATTCGAGCGATTCCAAAAGACTCTTTACAAAATGTTATTTTAAAAATAAACGATAAAGAAATAACACAAGAATCTTTTATTAATTATATTCGAAATAGAAGACACAAACCTGTGTATTTACTGTTTGATATGTTTAAAAATAAAGAAATTTTAGCATATTATAAAGAAAATTTAGTTTATACAGAACCAGAATATGCATATACTTTAAAAGAATACGAAGATGGTTTGTTACTTTTCGAATTAATGCAACAAAAAATTTGGAACGCTTCTTCCAAAGATACTTTAGGATTAAAGAAATATTTCGAGACGAATAAAAATAAATATCCATCTAAAAAGTTGAAAAACAATAGAGGAGAGGTAATGAATGATTATCAAAACTTTTTAGAGAAAAATTGGATTGCAGATTTAAGAAAAAAGAGTAAAATAAATGTAAATAAAAGACAACTTAAAAAACTAATTAAATTTTACGAGAAAAAATAA
- a CDS encoding peptidylprolyl isomerase — protein MPHKITILKYIKFLPVIAFLFIGPQTLHAQKVKIDGVAVVIGKNIVLDSDISKFQEEVKRSSEGKVTFTDCEMLEELMQQKLLSHHAVIDSVTVTDAEVNAKVERSIQYFTQQLGSLDKVIKSYGFNDLDDLKGELYSVQKENILIEKEQLKITEKVDVTPEEVRLYYNGLKDAGELPEFTAEVELAQIVLKAEPSKEEVDRVIATLNEIKKEIEDGASFKMKAVINSQDPGVVQNGGKYPITKESNFIKEFKEMAFSLEVGEISEPFKSNFGYHIMQLHEIKGNTRVASHILMKPSIPDSKLKETQRKLEEIKQDIKDGKITFEDAVKKYSEDKASKNNGGLILNPYTGESKFDLTRMDPAFYARVNDLKTGEMTDVFYDESSTGEKMYKFILMRERTDTHTADIVEDYVKIQDLALKKKKEEIIEKWSKDKIKDTYIKISKDHASCKFKKNWKKEINNK, from the coding sequence ATGCCACACAAAATAACAATTTTAAAATATATTAAATTTCTACCAGTTATTGCCTTTCTTTTTATAGGCCCTCAAACACTACATGCACAAAAAGTAAAAATAGATGGTGTAGCAGTTGTTATTGGAAAGAATATTGTTTTAGATTCAGATATATCTAAGTTTCAAGAAGAAGTAAAACGTTCAAGTGAAGGTAAAGTTACTTTTACAGATTGCGAAATGTTAGAAGAATTAATGCAACAAAAACTATTATCACATCATGCAGTAATAGATAGCGTTACAGTAACAGATGCAGAAGTTAATGCAAAAGTAGAGAGAAGTATACAATATTTTACTCAACAATTGGGGTCATTAGATAAAGTAATAAAATCTTATGGATTTAATGATTTAGACGATTTAAAAGGAGAATTATACAGCGTTCAAAAAGAAAATATTTTAATAGAAAAAGAGCAGTTAAAAATTACTGAAAAAGTAGATGTAACTCCAGAAGAAGTTCGTTTGTATTATAATGGTTTAAAAGATGCAGGAGAATTGCCAGAATTTACTGCAGAAGTCGAGTTGGCTCAAATCGTATTAAAAGCGGAACCATCAAAAGAAGAAGTAGATAGAGTTATTGCAACGTTAAACGAAATTAAAAAGGAAATTGAAGATGGCGCAAGTTTTAAAATGAAAGCCGTTATTAATTCTCAAGATCCTGGGGTTGTTCAAAATGGAGGGAAATACCCAATTACAAAAGAATCTAATTTTATTAAAGAATTTAAAGAAATGGCTTTTAGTTTAGAGGTTGGTGAAATTTCTGAGCCATTTAAGTCTAATTTTGGTTATCATATTATGCAATTGCATGAAATTAAAGGAAATACTAGAGTTGCTTCACATATTTTAATGAAGCCTTCAATTCCAGATAGTAAATTAAAAGAAACGCAAAGAAAATTAGAAGAAATTAAGCAAGACATTAAAGATGGTAAAATTACTTTCGAAGATGCTGTTAAAAAATATTCAGAAGATAAAGCTTCAAAAAACAATGGAGGGCTTATTTTAAACCCATATACAGGAGAATCTAAATTCGATTTAACAAGAATGGATCCTGCGTTTTATGCAAGAGTTAATGATTTAAAAACAGGAGAAATGACCGACGTTTTTTATGATGAATCTAGTACTGGAGAAAAAATGTATAAGTTTATCTTAATGAGAGAAAGAACAGATACACATACAGCAGATATTGTAGAAGATTATGTGAAAATTCAAGATTTAGCACTAAAGAAAAAGAAAGAAGAAATTATAGAGAAGTGGTCTAAAGATAAAATTAAAGATACTTATATTAAAATTTCGAAAGACCATGCTTCTTGTAAGTTTAAAAAGAATTGGAAAAAAGAAATAAATAATAAGTAA
- a CDS encoding AAA family ATPase translates to MSNVQAVKNLVDKYEQLQFEIGKVIIGQQEAVNFTLLSIFCGGHSLLIGVPGLAKTLLVNTVSDALGLNFKRIQFTPDLMPSDILGSEILDENRQFKFIKGPIFSNIILADEINRTPPKTQAALLEAMQERSVTVSGNHYKLTLPFFVLATQNPIEQEGTYPLPEAQLDRFMFSINLEYPTFSEEVQVVKNTTSSFQNKINSIFSGAEIVEIQNLIRKIPVADNVIEYAVRLVGKTRPKSPEATELVKSYLDWGAGPRASQNLILAAKAHAAVNGKFSPDIEDVKAVAIPILSHRIVKNYKAEAEGVTIQKIINSLL, encoded by the coding sequence ATGTCAAACGTGCAAGCTGTTAAGAATTTAGTTGATAAATACGAGCAACTACAATTTGAAATTGGGAAAGTAATTATTGGGCAACAAGAAGCTGTAAACTTTACTCTATTATCTATATTTTGTGGAGGACACTCTTTATTAATTGGAGTTCCTGGTTTGGCAAAAACATTATTAGTAAATACAGTTTCAGATGCATTGGGATTAAACTTTAAAAGAATTCAGTTTACGCCAGATTTAATGCCTTCAGATATTTTAGGAAGTGAAATTTTAGATGAAAACAGACAGTTTAAATTTATAAAAGGACCTATTTTTTCGAATATTATTTTAGCAGATGAGATTAATAGAACACCACCAAAAACGCAAGCAGCTTTATTAGAGGCAATGCAAGAGCGTTCTGTAACAGTTTCTGGAAACCATTATAAATTAACATTGCCATTTTTTGTATTGGCAACTCAAAACCCAATTGAGCAAGAAGGAACATATCCTTTGCCAGAAGCACAATTAGATAGGTTTATGTTTTCTATTAACTTAGAATACCCAACCTTTAGTGAAGAAGTACAGGTTGTAAAAAATACAACATCAAGTTTTCAAAATAAGATAAATTCCATTTTCTCTGGAGCAGAAATTGTAGAAATTCAGAATTTAATACGTAAAATACCAGTTGCAGATAATGTGATTGAATATGCAGTTCGTTTGGTTGGTAAAACAAGACCAAAATCTCCAGAAGCAACAGAATTGGTAAAATCTTACTTAGATTGGGGTGCAGGGCCAAGAGCTTCACAAAACTTAATTTTGGCAGCAAAAGCGCATGCTGCAGTAAATGGTAAATTTTCTCCAGATATCGAAGACGTAAAAGCAGTTGCAATTCCTATTTTATCTCACAGAATTGTAAAGAATTACAAAGCAGAAGCAGAAGGAGTTACCATTCAAAAAATTATAAATTCGTTGTTATAA
- a CDS encoding RsmD family RNA methyltransferase yields MRIISGKLKSRRLSAPKNLPVRPTTDMAKESLFNILNNTYYFDAISVIDLFAGTGNISYEFASRGTKTIYAVDAHYGCIKFINETSKAFNLDINTYKSDVYKFLEKTSLKADVIFADPPYDFEKEQFLKIVNLVFEKKMLNEEGILIVEHSKHTDLSTHEKHSYDKRYGGNVFSFFENEIKEEA; encoded by the coding sequence ATGAGAATTATTTCTGGAAAATTAAAATCGAGACGTTTATCTGCGCCTAAAAATTTACCTGTTAGACCCACAACAGATATGGCAAAAGAATCGTTGTTTAATATTTTAAACAATACCTATTATTTCGATGCCATTTCTGTAATCGATTTATTTGCAGGTACAGGAAATATTAGCTACGAATTTGCCTCTAGAGGTACCAAAACCATTTATGCTGTTGATGCACATTATGGCTGTATTAAATTTATTAATGAAACCTCAAAAGCGTTTAACTTAGACATTAATACCTATAAAAGTGATGTTTATAAGTTTTTAGAAAAAACTTCTTTAAAAGCTGATGTAATTTTTGCAGATCCGCCTTACGATTTCGAAAAAGAACAATTCTTAAAAATTGTAAATTTAGTTTTTGAAAAAAAAATGCTAAATGAAGAAGGAATTTTAATTGTAGAACATTCTAAACACACAGATTTATCTACACACGAAAAACATAGTTACGATAAACGTTATGGAGGAAATGTTTTTAGTTTTTTTGAAAACGAAATAAAAGAAGAAGCATAA
- a CDS encoding DUF3822 family protein, which yields MKNTKDKNLSIQFNLDGFSFSIQDTLSKKDMYFSAYTFPETQATPENLLLKIKDIFKNDTHLQQDFSNVAVIHQNNLSTLVPNEYFNEDKLSSYLNLNIKTLATDFITFDEINTIDTKNVYIPYVNINNYLFNNFGEFNYKHHSSVLIDKLIQQNKSDTKTMYVHVSKTTFDIVVLENKKLLLYNSFTYTSNEDFLYYILFVAEQLKLDTNEFPLYLLGDIILNSRLYKITYKYIKNLYFLESKNPIFKELNLETHTNFILLGE from the coding sequence TTGAAAAACACAAAAGATAAAAATTTATCCATCCAATTTAATTTGGATGGATTTTCTTTTTCTATCCAAGATACATTATCTAAAAAGGATATGTATTTCTCTGCTTATACTTTTCCTGAAACACAAGCAACTCCAGAAAATCTATTGTTAAAAATTAAAGATATTTTTAAGAATGATACTCATTTACAACAAGATTTTTCGAATGTTGCTGTAATTCATCAAAATAACCTTTCTACATTAGTTCCCAACGAATATTTTAATGAAGATAAATTATCTTCTTATTTAAATTTAAATATAAAAACACTAGCAACAGATTTTATAACTTTTGATGAGATTAATACTATAGATACAAAAAATGTTTACATACCTTATGTAAACATAAACAACTATCTATTTAACAATTTTGGAGAGTTTAATTACAAACATCATAGTTCTGTATTGATTGATAAGTTAATTCAACAGAATAAGAGTGATACAAAAACAATGTATGTACATGTTTCTAAAACCACTTTCGATATTGTTGTTTTAGAAAATAAAAAATTACTGCTCTACAACTCTTTTACATATACTTCTAATGAAGATTTTTTATATTATATTTTATTCGTTGCAGAACAATTAAAATTAGATACTAACGAATTTCCATTGTATTTATTAGGAGACATCATTTTAAATTCAAGATTATACAAAATAACCTACAAATACATTAAAAATTTGTATTTTTTAGAAAGCAAAAATCCTATTTTTAAAGAATTAAATTTAGAAACACACACGAATTTTATACTATTAGGCGAATGA
- a CDS encoding ATP-dependent DNA helicase codes for MIEKPSEFNRELINKFPHEPTFKQGKLLKLLSDFIFNEDKNALFLLKGYAGTGKTTTISTFVNCLWSAGKKAVLLAPTGRAAKVIALYSKRPAFTIHKKIYFPKKQANGSVDFVLQTNKHTNTIFMVDEASMIPDGKQNQSFFDSKSLLSDLISYVYSGKNCKLIFIGDTAQLPPVKLNVSPALEQDTLTYDYQKNVAEIELDEVMRQHENSGILANATNLRLLLQNQGDSFQFDVNFPDIKRLEDGYDIEDAIVRAYENEGVEDTAFIVRSNKRANQYNQQIRYNIRGQENEISAGDYIMIVKNNYYWLDESSKAGFIANGDICQVLKIFSIKELYGFKFAEVEIKMIDYPEMQPFETVLLLDTLTSESPSLKYEESNKLYEAVKEDYAHEKSKYKQFLAIKKNKYFNALQVKFSYAMTCHKSQGGQWKTVFIEQPYLPDGVSKEYFRWLYTAITRAQEKLYLIGFKDDFFTE; via the coding sequence ATGATAGAAAAACCAAGCGAATTTAACAGAGAACTTATAAATAAATTTCCACACGAACCTACTTTTAAGCAAGGAAAACTATTAAAACTTCTAAGTGACTTTATTTTTAATGAAGATAAAAATGCTTTATTTTTATTAAAAGGATATGCAGGAACAGGAAAAACAACTACAATAAGTACTTTTGTAAATTGTTTATGGTCTGCAGGTAAAAAAGCGGTTTTATTAGCACCTACAGGAAGAGCAGCAAAAGTAATTGCTTTGTATTCTAAAAGACCAGCATTTACGATTCATAAAAAAATATATTTTCCAAAAAAACAAGCGAATGGTTCTGTAGATTTTGTTTTGCAAACGAATAAGCACACAAATACTATTTTTATGGTAGATGAAGCTTCTATGATTCCAGATGGAAAACAGAATCAGAGTTTTTTCGATTCTAAATCTTTATTAAGCGATTTAATCTCTTACGTATATTCTGGTAAAAATTGCAAGCTTATTTTTATTGGAGATACTGCACAGTTGCCACCTGTAAAACTAAATGTGAGTCCTGCTTTGGAACAAGATACATTAACATACGACTATCAAAAAAACGTAGCAGAAATAGAGTTAGATGAAGTAATGCGTCAGCATGAAAACTCAGGAATTTTAGCCAATGCAACTAACTTAAGACTCTTACTACAAAACCAAGGAGATTCTTTTCAATTTGATGTAAATTTCCCAGATATAAAAAGATTAGAAGATGGTTATGATATTGAAGATGCCATTGTAAGAGCTTACGAAAATGAAGGAGTTGAAGATACTGCGTTTATCGTGCGTTCTAATAAAAGAGCCAACCAGTACAACCAACAAATACGTTATAATATAAGAGGGCAAGAAAACGAAATTTCTGCTGGAGATTATATTATGATTGTAAAAAACAATTATTATTGGTTAGATGAATCGTCTAAAGCTGGTTTTATTGCCAATGGAGATATTTGCCAGGTTTTAAAAATATTTTCTATTAAAGAATTGTATGGTTTTAAATTTGCGGAGGTAGAAATAAAAATGATAGACTATCCAGAGATGCAACCTTTCGAAACAGTGTTGCTTTTAGATACATTAACGAGTGAAAGTCCGTCTTTAAAATACGAAGAGTCAAATAAACTATACGAAGCTGTAAAAGAAGATTATGCGCATGAAAAATCGAAATATAAACAGTTTTTGGCGATAAAGAAGAACAAATATTTTAATGCCTTACAAGTAAAGTTTTCGTATGCAATGACGTGTCATAAATCTCAAGGAGGACAATGGAAAACCGTTTTTATAGAGCAACCTTATTTACCTGATGGTGTTTCGAAAGAATATTTTAGATGGTTATACACAGCCATAACAAGAGCGCAAGAAAAACTGTATTTAATTGGTTTTAAGGACGATTTTTTTACTGAATAG
- a CDS encoding lipid A deacylase LpxR family protein, translated as MKKTSFILFVFATINNFSQQKFSKEISFITENDLYTSVKNDRYYTNGMFLSYKYLSKCKKENLEKRIFEWSIGHKMYSPYKAIVISKEEQDRPFAAYLYGSFGLNRIYKNNQNFKTSVQLGVLGTYAYGKELQDFIHNIYGFREAVGWKYQVKNALALNFNFEFNRHLLKDNSNHLDVSWVNSAKIGTVFTNFSTGFYGRIGFKSLQNLVNSIAFNSNFNNVNTSYFSEVESFFFIKPSIRYALYDATLQGSFLNKNSEVTNELEPLVFGLEIGLKFTSNRFNFGYTFNFNSNKSKGLRFNNGHKYGSINMAYLLK; from the coding sequence ATGAAAAAAACAAGCTTCATTTTATTTGTATTCGCAACAATAAATAATTTTTCTCAACAGAAATTTTCGAAAGAAATTAGTTTTATCACAGAAAACGATTTGTACACTTCTGTAAAAAACGACCGCTATTATACAAATGGAATGTTTTTATCTTACAAATACCTCTCTAAATGCAAAAAAGAAAATTTAGAAAAGCGAATTTTCGAATGGAGTATTGGACACAAAATGTATTCTCCATATAAGGCAATTGTTATTTCTAAAGAAGAACAAGACAGGCCTTTTGCTGCGTATTTATATGGAAGTTTCGGGTTGAATAGAATTTATAAAAACAACCAAAATTTTAAAACTTCTGTACAATTAGGAGTTCTTGGTACTTACGCTTATGGAAAAGAATTACAAGATTTTATTCATAATATTTATGGTTTTAGAGAAGCTGTTGGTTGGAAATATCAGGTAAAAAATGCTCTTGCATTAAATTTTAATTTCGAATTTAATAGGCATCTACTAAAAGATAATTCGAATCATTTGGATGTTTCTTGGGTAAATTCCGCAAAAATAGGAACTGTTTTTACAAATTTTTCTACTGGTTTTTACGGAAGAATTGGCTTTAAGTCTTTGCAAAACTTAGTCAATTCAATTGCTTTTAATTCTAATTTTAATAATGTAAACACCAGTTATTTTAGTGAAGTAGAATCTTTCTTTTTTATAAAACCATCTATTAGATATGCTCTTTATGATGCTACATTACAAGGAAGTTTTTTAAATAAAAATAGTGAAGTTACCAACGAACTTGAGCCACTGGTTTTTGGTTTAGAAATTGGTTTAAAGTTTACGTCAAATAGATTCAATTTTGGATACACTTTTAATTTCAATTCTAATAAATCTAAAGGTTTACGTTTTAATAATGGGCATAAATATGGCTCCATAAATATGGCTTATTTGTTGAAGTAA
- the ppk2 gene encoding polyphosphate kinase 2: MKKGLTAEDFEKIETNKELLTLIENKSVLFNKVNKTLSYTKELKLLQIELVKLQRWISKENKRVAVIFEGRDAAGKGGNIRRFMEHLNPRSSRLVALNKPTEVEKGQWYFQRYIKELPNPGEIVFFDRSWYNRAVVEPVMGFCTEEQYKEFLVQVPEFEHMMYEDGLIIIKFWLSISKDEQLRRFEARKENPLKRWKFSPVDKQGQILWDKYTHYKAEMFSKTHTSYSPWMMVKTNDKKVARLEAIRHVISQFDYDGKRDAKTAITPDPNVVMRYYRSNNNLD, encoded by the coding sequence ATGAAGAAAGGGTTAACTGCAGAAGACTTCGAAAAAATTGAAACAAACAAAGAATTATTAACACTTATAGAAAATAAAAGTGTTTTATTTAACAAGGTAAATAAAACACTTTCTTATACAAAAGAATTAAAACTACTTCAAATAGAACTGGTAAAATTACAAAGATGGATTTCTAAAGAAAATAAACGTGTGGCTGTTATTTTCGAAGGAAGAGATGCTGCAGGAAAAGGTGGTAATATCAGACGATTTATGGAACATTTAAACCCTAGATCTAGTCGATTGGTGGCATTAAATAAACCAACAGAAGTCGAAAAAGGACAATGGTATTTTCAACGATATATTAAAGAATTACCAAACCCTGGAGAAATAGTTTTCTTTGATAGAAGTTGGTACAATAGAGCTGTTGTAGAGCCTGTTATGGGGTTTTGTACAGAAGAACAATACAAAGAATTTTTAGTGCAAGTACCAGAATTCGAACACATGATGTACGAAGATGGGTTAATTATTATAAAGTTTTGGTTGTCTATCTCGAAAGACGAACAATTAAGACGTTTCGAAGCACGAAAAGAAAACCCTTTAAAGCGTTGGAAATTTAGCCCTGTTGATAAGCAAGGACAAATTCTTTGGGACAAATACACGCATTACAAAGCAGAAATGTTTTCTAAAACCCATACGTCTTACAGTCCTTGGATGATGGTAAAAACAAACGATAAAAAAGTAGCCAGACTAGAAGCAATTAGACACGTAATTTCTCAGTTCGATTATGATGGAAAAAGAGACGCAAAAACGGCAATTACGCCAGATCCAAATGTAGTAATGAGGTATTATCGTTCTAACAATAATTTAGATTAA
- the ppk2 gene encoding polyphosphate kinase 2, producing MGNKLTTKQVNKLNTKKGLLALLSKDPLNIERGLRYVDYQKKLKKLQVELIRLQKWAINNNERIIVVFQGRDAAGKGGAIRRLTERINPRHMRIVALSKPTEDEKTQWYFQRYVEQFPKAGEIVFFDRSWYNRAVLEPVNGFCTQKEYDVFMNQVNDFERMILESGIHLVKIYMSISKKEQAKRFAEIKSNPLKQWKMTKLDERAQDLWDQYTEYKNIMFQKTNTENSPWKIIRANRKTEARVNVINHVLKSIPYDRDIEV from the coding sequence ATGGGAAACAAACTAACAACAAAACAAGTAAATAAATTAAATACAAAAAAAGGACTTCTAGCACTTTTGTCTAAAGATCCCTTAAATATAGAAAGAGGTTTACGTTATGTAGATTATCAGAAGAAATTAAAGAAGCTTCAAGTAGAATTAATTCGTTTGCAAAAATGGGCGATTAACAACAACGAGCGTATTATTGTTGTTTTTCAAGGAAGAGATGCCGCTGGAAAAGGTGGAGCCATAAGAAGATTAACAGAGCGTATTAACCCACGTCACATGCGAATTGTAGCACTTTCTAAACCTACAGAAGACGAGAAAACTCAATGGTATTTTCAAAGATATGTAGAGCAATTTCCAAAAGCAGGAGAAATTGTATTTTTCGATAGAAGTTGGTACAATAGAGCAGTTTTAGAACCCGTTAACGGTTTTTGCACACAAAAAGAGTACGATGTTTTTATGAATCAGGTAAATGATTTCGAAAGGATGATTTTAGAGTCTGGCATTCACTTGGTAAAAATATACATGTCTATTTCTAAAAAAGAACAAGCCAAACGTTTCGCAGAAATTAAAAGCAATCCATTAAAACAATGGAAAATGACAAAGTTAGATGAACGAGCGCAAGATTTGTGGGACCAATATACAGAATACAAAAATATAATGTTCCAAAAAACAAATACAGAAAATTCGCCATGGAAAATTATTAGAGCAAATAGAAAAACAGAAGCCAGAGTAAACGTTATAAATCACGTTTTAAAGAGCATTCCTTACGACAGAGATATAGAAGTTTAA
- a CDS encoding Smr/MutS family protein, translating to MRLEIGNKVAVLDDVLKGKVVNINKDIISVETEDGMVFNFDEKELIRIDTEQHKLSKFSDINNPILQEKISDVKKKPSHFKKEKQEVIMEVDLHINQLVKSTRGLDNYDMINLQLDTAKRKVEYAINKRISKIVFIHGVGEGVLKSELQSLLNKYPVKYYDASYKKYGLGATEVYIYQNVQH from the coding sequence ATGCGTTTAGAAATTGGAAATAAAGTAGCTGTTTTAGACGATGTTTTAAAAGGAAAAGTCGTTAATATTAATAAAGATATAATTTCTGTAGAAACAGAAGATGGTATGGTTTTTAATTTTGATGAAAAAGAATTGATTCGAATCGACACAGAACAACACAAATTATCGAAATTTTCTGATATTAACAACCCTATTTTACAAGAGAAAATTTCTGATGTGAAAAAGAAACCAAGTCATTTTAAAAAAGAGAAACAAGAAGTAATTATGGAAGTCGATTTACATATAAATCAACTTGTAAAATCTACCAGAGGTTTAGATAATTACGATATGATAAATCTTCAATTAGATACTGCAAAACGAAAAGTAGAATACGCGATAAACAAACGAATTTCTAAAATTGTTTTTATCCATGGAGTAGGGGAAGGAGTTTTAAAATCGGAATTGCAATCGCTCTTAAATAAATATCCTGTAAAATATTACGATGCTTCCTACAAAAAATATGGTTTAGGAGCTACTGAGGTTTATATTTATCAGAATGTACAGCATTAA